The DNA region CAAAAAACAAAAGAAATTTTGTAATAAAATTATTTCAGTGACTCTCTGTATAATAGAAGGCAAAAAGGTATAAAACCTTAATTTTTGCTACTAAAAATATAGGAGGCTTTTTTTATGTGCGGAATAGTAGGGTACATTGGAAATAAAAATGCAACACAATTTGTGTTGAATGGTTTAGAAAAATTAGAGTATAGAGGTTATGATTCATCAGGAATTGCAACTATTTATAATGGAAAAATTAATGTTAAAAAGAAAAAAGGAAGAATACAAGTATTAAAAAATGAACTTAGTAAATCTCAACTTCTTGGAAATATTGCAATAGGTCATACAAGATGGGCAACTCATGGTGAACCTTCTGATATAAATGCACACCCTCATGTTGATGAAAAAGGAGAATTTGCGGTTGTTCATAATGGAATAATTGAAAATTATACTGATTTAAAAGAAATGTTAGAAAAAAAAGGATATCATTTTATTTCATGTACAGATACTGAAGTAATAGTTCATTTATTGTCTTATTATAAAAAAGATAGTTTATTAGAAACTGTATATGAAATAAAAAAGCATTTAAAGGGAGCATATGTACTTGGAATAATCTCAAAAAATGATCCGGATACATTAATCGCAGTAAGAAATGAAGGAGCATTAATAGTTGGTAAAGGTTATGAAGAAAATTTTATTTCATCTGATATATCAGCAATTTTAGAGCACACAAAAGATGTTTATTTTATTGAAAATGGAGAAATTGTAGTTTTAACTAAGGATAATATAAGTATATTTAATGAAAATTTATGTGAAATAAAAAGGGAGTTATGTCATTTAGATTTAGATGTACAAGCTGCAAATAAAAATGGATATCCACATTTTATGTTAAAGGAAATATTTGAACAACCTCAAGCAGTTGAAAATACAATTAAAAGAAAATTAAATGAGCAAGGGACTGTTGATATATCAAATATACAAATATCTAAAGAATACTTAAAAAATATTAATAAAATATATATTGTGGCTTGTGGAACTGCGTATAATGCAGGGTGTATAGGCAAATATGCTGTTGAAAAACTAGCGAAAATACCCGTTTATACTGAGATAGCTTCTGAATTTAGATATAACTGTCAGTTTATAGATGAAAAAACTCTTGTAATAATTGTAAGTCAGTCTGGAGAAACAGCAGATACACTTGCTGCACTTAGACAAGCTAAACAAATGGGAGCCAAGATTTTTTCTATAACAAATGTGGTTGGTTCATCAATTGCAAGAGAATCAGATTATGTATTTTATACTTGGGCAGGACCTGAAATTGCAGTAGCTTCAACAAAAGCATATATAACGCAATTGGTTGCTATGTATTTAATAGCTATGGATTTTGGATATAAAAATGAGAATTTAGATATAAAAGAGTATAAAGAACTATTAAATGAATTATTAACTTTACCAAGTAAAATAGAAAAAATATTAAGTGAAAAAGATAAATTTAAAAAAATAACAAATAGAATAAAAGATAGTAAAGCTGTTTTTTATTTAGGTCGTGGCATTGACTATATGAGTGCAATGGAAGCAGCTTTAAAATTAAAGGAGATTTCATATATATTTACAGAAGCTTTTGCTGCTGGAGAATTAAAACATGGTACGATAGCCTTAATAGAAAAAGATATTCCTGTTATTACAATAGCAACTCAGGAAAATTTAGTAGATAAAATATTTTCAAATATACAAGAAGTTAAGGCAAGAAAAGCAGACACTATTTCTATAATTAAAGAAAATTATACAAATATTTATAATATTTCAGATGAAGTAATTATTATACCAGATACAATTGATTTATTTATGCCAATATTAAGTATAATTCCTACACAATTAATGGCTTATTATGCTTCAATATTAAATGGAAATGATGTTGATAAACCAAGAAACTTGGCAAAATCAGTAACAGTTGAATAGATAAATTGGCACAAGCTCTAGTAAAATAAGAAAAAGAAAAAAATAGTAATTATTATAGAAATAATTCAAACTCAACAATAGTTGAGCTTATAAAAATGAGCTTTATTAAATATAGCTCATTTTTTTTAAATTTTATAATTGCATACAAGAAAAAATCTATGATGTTATAAAGTCAATACAATAAAAATTAAATTAGATATTATAATTTTTATTATATAATAAAAAAACTTAATTTATTGACTTTTAAAGCCGTTATTTTTTATAATAAATTTATATTATAAATTAAAAGTTTAGATAAATTTACTTTTTTTCCGTTTTCATATGTTATAATTTAATATAAATAATAAAGAGGTAAAGTTATGGAAAAAATGATATATGATTTACTTAAAGCTTTAAAGATTGAATATGAAAAGTTAGAACATGAACCTATAACTTCTGTAAAAAATGCACCGAAATTAAAAGGACAACAAGTTAAAAATTTAGTATTAAAAGCTAAAAGTAGTAATAAAATATATCTTGTTATACTACACGATGAAAAATCTGTGAATTTAACTAATTTAGCAGAATTATTGAATGAAAAAAGATTATCATTTGCAAGCGAAAAAGTATTAGAACAATGTTTGCATTGTAAACCGGGTGTTGTAACTCCATTTGGTTTAATATATGATACTGAAAATATTATTAATGTAATTATTGATACTCAAATAGATACAAATACAACAGTTGGTTTTCATCCGTTTATAAACACAATTACCCTTAATATACAATTTTACGATTTTGAAAAATTTTTAAAATATGCTAATCATAAACCTATATTTTTAAATTTATAAAGGAGAGATATGGACTACTATAGAAAATTAATTATAAAAATATTAGACAAAAGCCTAGTTGGAAGTAATGATCCTATACTTAAAAAGCTTAAAAATAACGTTGATTTAAGTCAAGAAGATAGACGTTATTTGGAAGAGTTATTAGAAAATATATTGTAAAAGGAGAGTATTTATATGGAATTAGAAAAGTTATATCCAGAAAGAGTATTTCACTATTTTCGTGAAATATCAAAAATACCTAGAGGCTCAGGTAATGAAAAAGAAATAAGTGATTATTTAGTTAAATTTGCAAAAGATCACAATCTTTATGTTTATCAAGATGAGAAATACAATATTTTAATAAGAAAAGAAGCAACTAAGGGATATAAAAAATATAAACCAATTGCACTTCAAGGACATATGGATATGGTTTGCGAAAAAAATAAAGACGTAGAATTTGATTTTGAAAAAGATGAAATTAAAATACTTGTTAAAGATGGATTTTTAGTTGCAGATGGAACAACTTTAGGTGCTGATAATGGAATATGTGTTGCTATGGTACTTTCAATATTAGAATCTAACGAAATTAAGCATCCAAAGCTTGAGATACTTTTAACTACTGATGAAGAGGTAGGTATGTCTGGAGCTATATTTTTTGATGTATCAAAATTGGAATCGGATATTTTAGTAAATGTTGACAGTGAACAATACGGTACAATTTGTGTAAGTAGTGCAGGTTGTGCAAGAGTTAGAACTATGATTGATTTTGAAATGGAAGAAATAATAAATAAAGACAAAATTTATTCACTTGAGCTAAAAGGTTTAAGTGGTGGTCATAGTGGTGCTGATATAAATGAAAATAAGGCAAATGCAAATAAAATTTTAAATGAAATTATAAGAAGATTATCTATAACAAAAGATGTAAATATAATAGACTTTAACGGTGGTAATAAAAATAATACAATACCTAGAGAATCACATGCACATATAGTATGTGATGAAAATTTTGAAACTGTAAATGAAATTGTACAAATGGCAATGGATTCACTTAGTTATGAATATAAAGAAAGTGAAAGTACAATGCAAGTAATTGTAGAAAAAATAGAATATACAGGTCAAAAACAAATGACAATATCTTCAACATATAAATTCATGCAATATATATCTGGGTATTTAACAGGTGTAATCAGAAAAAGTAAAGATATAGAAAATCTAATACAAACTTCTTTAAATTTAGGTGTTGTAGAATTAAATAACGGTCATTTAATGATTAATACTTTAGTTAGAAGTGCTATATTAAAAGAACAAAATGATTTATGTGATTATGTTGTTGAATACGGAAATAAATTTGGTGGAGAAAGCATTATTGATGATACTGCAAATCCTTGGGAATATAAAAAAGATTCAAAGATAAGAGACTATTTTGCAAAAGTATTTAAAGAGCAAACAGGACAATATCCTAAAATAGAAGCAATACATGCAGGACTTGAATGTGGTATTTTTTATGAAAGTAATGATAAATTAGATATAATTTCAATAGGACCTGATATTAAAAATCCGCATACGCCTGATGAAAGAATGAGTATAAGTGCAGTAGCCCAAACTTGGGAATTTTTATTAAAAGTATTAGAGGAGTACACAATTGTTTAATGTAGATGGTATAGTTGTTGTTGAGGGAAAAGATGATAAAACAGCACTAAGTCGGGTTATATCAGCAAATATTTTTGTATTAAACGGTATGACTGGAGCAAATCAGAAAAAAATTGATTATTTAAAAGATTTGAGTAACAATAATACAATATACTTATTAACCGATCCTGATTTTGCAGGTGAAAAAATAAGAGAAAAAATAAATAAAAATATACCCAATATTATTAATCTATATGCATCAAGAAATTTATGCCTTAGAGATGGTAATGTAGGAGTAGAGAATTTGCTTGATGAGGCTATACTTAATATTTTTAAAAATATTAGACATAGTAAAAATCAAAAAGATAAATTTTCAATGCAAGATTTAATAGATAACGGTTTAACTTTAACAGATGATTCAAGTATTAAAAGAGCAGTTTTAGGGGATGTTTTATCAATTGGATATTCTAATACTAAGGGATTACTTAAAAAATTAAATTTACTTAATATTAGTAAAGAAGAATTTGAAAATGCAATGACAATAGTAAATAAAATGTATGATAAAAAAGATAAAATTGCATGTATTTTCGGTAAATTTTTTCCTGTACATAAAGGTCATATTTCGTTTATAAAATACGTGAGTAGATATTGTAAAAAACTATATGTCTATGTTTGTGAAGAAACAAAAAGAGATATAAAATTACAAGAAGAGTCAAAATTAAATAAAAACATGACAATTAAAGATAGAAAATTATTTGTTGAAAAAGAGTTAAAAGGATATAAAAATATATACGTTAAAGTTTTAAATGAAGATGGAATAGAGTCATATCCTAATGGTTGGCAAAAATGGAGTGAAAGAGTTAGGCAAACTTTAGATAAAGATAATATAAAAATAGATTGTATATTTACAAATGAAGTACAAGATATTGAAAATTATTCTAAATATCTTAATACACCTGCGTATTTAGTTGACCCTAAAAGAATAGGATATTACATATCATCAACGAAAATAAGAGAAAATCCTGAAAAATATATAGATTTTATACCTGATAGTGTAAAAGAATTTTTAGGTCTATAAAAAGCGATTCATTTGAATTGCTTTTTTTAATTATTGCATAAAAATAATTTTTTTTATAAAAAAATAGAAAAAATTTTAAATTTTAATCATTAAAATATTAATAGATCTTATTAAAAATTGATATAATTGAAACTTATGTAAACTGTTGCATAATGAAATAATTTACTATACAATTAATCTAAAAAATTTAAATAAGGAGGATAAATGAATAAAACTAGATTATTTGTATCAATACTACTACTAACAAACTTAGCTTATTCATTAGAAGGTGAACTTAAAACTGGTATAAAAATATCTCCGGAATTTACATCAAAAGAAAATAATACTAGCACTAATACTAATGAAGAACGGTTTACTTATAACAAAACTGGCTATAACTTTACTATTTTAGATTTAACTTTAAAAGATAAAATACACGGTTTTACATTTGGAACTGTAACTAAATCAAGTAGAAAAAACATTTTGATTAATGATTGGGCTAGTGAACAATACAATAAGGAAGCAGAAAGAAAAGAAAAAAATCATGATTTTCAATCAAAATTGTTTGTTGATTGGAAATATCCCAAAGAAGGTAAAATCGGTGCTAATCTAGGAATTGATTATTATATCGATAATTATTTTAAAAAGAAATTAAGCGATAAAGGGAAAACTTTAGAAGAAGAGACATATGATTTAGAATTTATTGAAAATGATAAGAAGAAGTATTTGGGTGGAGATGTTAAACTTAGAGCAGGATTAAAATTAAAGCCTATTGAAAAATTAAATATTGAGATAGACTCTGAATATTATGCAAATAACTTTGTTAATTATACTAAAGGATATCCATACTTTTATTTAAAAAACAAATTGAATTATGATAATTTTAATTTTAGTCATGATTTCAAGTATAACCTAAGATCTTTATCAGTTAAGTATACAGAAGAAAAAGAAAATGAAAAAGATGAATCATTTTCTTACCTTAACAATTTTGTAAGAAGATATACTCAAGATATTAAGTCAGATTATACTCATAAGGTAAATGAAGATACGTATAAGATTAGTGTAGAACTTAATGATAAGGGTTATTTTATTGGCGGACCAAAAAAAGAAGATAAAACAGACATAATAAATCATAAAATTGATTTTAATACTAATTTAGACATAAACAATAAATTGGAATATGGAATAAATTTAGTAAATAAAATTGGACTTGAAAATAGATTTGAAACTTCAAAATATCTTAATAATAAAAATTACGAATTATGGTCTGTTGTAAAACCATTTCATAAAATAGAACTTAGAAAAGACTTTTATTACAACAATTTCACATTTAAACCAAACATCAATTTTGAAACAAAATTAATTTTCCCAACAACTAAAGATATGTTTATGAGTGAATATTTTGTGAGTAAATATACTTTAAATGCAAACTTAGATAATTCATATGAAAAAGATAATATAAATGCAAGTGCTAAATTTAATAATAAAATTAATTTTAATCTTTTAGGAAAGATACTAAAGGAAGTAAATTCAGAATTTAGTCAATCATATGATGTTAAATATAAATATAATGATAAACTTACATTTACAAGTAAAGGAAAAAATACAGCTGTATTAAAAACCGTAAATGATGTGCAAGAAAGAGTATATTTTGATAACTTACAATTAGCATATTCAGTAAATGCAGGAGCAGATTATACAATAATTAATAATAATAAAACATCAGAAAAAATGAATTTAGTAGTAGATTTAGGACTGAGTCATAAATATGAGATCAGTTATGTTTTAGATGGAGGAAATGTTCCATTTATACCTGATGATAAGTTTCCAAAGCAACCTGAAGAAAAACCACATAAAGATAAACCTGAAATTAACTTCCCAGAAAAATCAAAAGATACAAATAATAACACAGGAAAAAAAGAACAAGGAGGAACAAATATACCACCTGCACCACCATTACCTAAAACTCCAGTGCCTCCAGCTCCGCCATTACCAAGTACGCCTGGAACAATACCGCCTGCACCACCATTACCAGGTGCAAAAACAGTATCAGAAGAAGTGTTTACTGCGGGCTTAGCTTTACTAAAAAAAGATAATAACGAAACTGAGAAGGATAAAAATAAGAAAAAGATAGAAGAACTTGTTAAACCTGAAATTGATTTGAATAGACTCAATGAACCTCAAAAAAGAAAATTTAAAAACGATCCAAGGCTTTTATTATTCATTCAAGAATATACAGCTAATGCACAATTAAATTATACAAAGGTAATAGATAAATTAACACTAGAAACAGGTGTTAAAGTGCTAGCAAAATTAGATGTTATTTCACTTATGAAAGAAAAACAAACCAAGGAAAGAAAATCTGAAGAAGATACAAAAGAAAATAGAATTGATTTAGAAACTTCAAGTTATTACAACATGAAATACAATGTTGGGGGTAAAATAGAAATAGTTCCTAAAGTGAAGGTAAAATATGACTTTATTGAAAATTTCAATTTAAGCGGATTATTAGAACTTAATATAGACTTTGGTAGAAAGGTCTTAAATAAAATTGAAGATAAAAAAAGAACAGACTATGGAACTTATGGACCAGTTGATAGAGTATTTAAGTTAAGAAAAATATCCCCTAAGGTAGGTTTAGAATTAGAGTATAAGT from Caviibacter abscessus includes:
- a CDS encoding aminoacyl-histidine dipeptidase, which gives rise to MELEKLYPERVFHYFREISKIPRGSGNEKEISDYLVKFAKDHNLYVYQDEKYNILIRKEATKGYKKYKPIALQGHMDMVCEKNKDVEFDFEKDEIKILVKDGFLVADGTTLGADNGICVAMVLSILESNEIKHPKLEILLTTDEEVGMSGAIFFDVSKLESDILVNVDSEQYGTICVSSAGCARVRTMIDFEMEEIINKDKIYSLELKGLSGGHSGADINENKANANKILNEIIRRLSITKDVNIIDFNGGNKNNTIPRESHAHIVCDENFETVNEIVQMAMDSLSYEYKESESTMQVIVEKIEYTGQKQMTISSTYKFMQYISGYLTGVIRKSKDIENLIQTSLNLGVVELNNGHLMINTLVRSAILKEQNDLCDYVVEYGNKFGGESIIDDTANPWEYKKDSKIRDYFAKVFKEQTGQYPKIEAIHAGLECGIFYESNDKLDIISIGPDIKNPHTPDERMSISAVAQTWEFLLKVLEEYTIV
- the glmS gene encoding glutamine--fructose-6-phosphate transaminase (isomerizing), whose amino-acid sequence is MCGIVGYIGNKNATQFVLNGLEKLEYRGYDSSGIATIYNGKINVKKKKGRIQVLKNELSKSQLLGNIAIGHTRWATHGEPSDINAHPHVDEKGEFAVVHNGIIENYTDLKEMLEKKGYHFISCTDTEVIVHLLSYYKKDSLLETVYEIKKHLKGAYVLGIISKNDPDTLIAVRNEGALIVGKGYEENFISSDISAILEHTKDVYFIENGEIVVLTKDNISIFNENLCEIKRELCHLDLDVQAANKNGYPHFMLKEIFEQPQAVENTIKRKLNEQGTVDISNIQISKEYLKNINKIYIVACGTAYNAGCIGKYAVEKLAKIPVYTEIASEFRYNCQFIDEKTLVIIVSQSGETADTLAALRQAKQMGAKIFSITNVVGSSIARESDYVFYTWAGPEIAVASTKAYITQLVAMYLIAMDFGYKNENLDIKEYKELLNELLTLPSKIEKILSEKDKFKKITNRIKDSKAVFYLGRGIDYMSAMEAALKLKEISYIFTEAFAAGELKHGTIALIEKDIPVITIATQENLVDKIFSNIQEVKARKADTISIIKENYTNIYNISDEVIIIPDTIDLFMPILSIIPTQLMAYYASILNGNDVDKPRNLAKSVTVE
- a CDS encoding YbaK/EbsC family protein, whose translation is MEKMIYDLLKALKIEYEKLEHEPITSVKNAPKLKGQQVKNLVLKAKSSNKIYLVILHDEKSVNLTNLAELLNEKRLSFASEKVLEQCLHCKPGVVTPFGLIYDTENIINVIIDTQIDTNTTVGFHPFINTITLNIQFYDFEKFLKYANHKPIFLNL
- the rnmV gene encoding ribonuclease M5, whose protein sequence is MFNVDGIVVVEGKDDKTALSRVISANIFVLNGMTGANQKKIDYLKDLSNNNTIYLLTDPDFAGEKIREKINKNIPNIINLYASRNLCLRDGNVGVENLLDEAILNIFKNIRHSKNQKDKFSMQDLIDNGLTLTDDSSIKRAVLGDVLSIGYSNTKGLLKKLNLLNISKEEFENAMTIVNKMYDKKDKIACIFGKFFPVHKGHISFIKYVSRYCKKLYVYVCEETKRDIKLQEESKLNKNMTIKDRKLFVEKELKGYKNIYVKVLNEDGIESYPNGWQKWSERVRQTLDKDNIKIDCIFTNEVQDIENYSKYLNTPAYLVDPKRIGYYISSTKIRENPEKYIDFIPDSVKEFLGL